In Petrotoga miotherma DSM 10691, one DNA window encodes the following:
- a CDS encoding glycerol dehydrogenase, translating to MTKVLTSPGKYVQGKKVIKQIGDYIKNLGEKALIIADPIVKELFLADLETGLKNFDYEIEFFKGECSKVEIERFKKKAAAEDADIIIGMGGGKTLDTSKAVAYYSQLPVVIVPTIAATDAPCSALSVIYTEDGVFEEYLFLPKNPDIVIVDTEIVAKAPVRFLVSGMGDALATYFEATASAVTRKTAMSGGTPTMTALYLAELCYNTLLKYGVSAKKAAEAGVVTEALEKIIEANTLLSGLGFESGGLAAAHAIHNGFTVLEETHAKTHGEKVAYSTLVQMVLEGRDPAEIEKVMNFCQEVGLPTTLADLGITEVTDNKILKVAEASCSKDETIHNMPFAVDAEMVKDAILAVDALSKNFNK from the coding sequence ATGACAAAAGTTTTAACATCGCCAGGAAAATATGTTCAGGGCAAAAAAGTGATTAAGCAAATTGGAGACTATATTAAAAATCTTGGAGAAAAAGCTTTAATAATAGCTGATCCTATAGTTAAAGAATTATTTTTAGCTGATTTGGAAACAGGTCTGAAGAATTTTGATTATGAGATTGAATTTTTTAAAGGGGAATGTTCAAAAGTAGAGATAGAAAGATTTAAGAAAAAAGCTGCTGCAGAAGATGCAGATATAATAATTGGAATGGGTGGGGGTAAGACGTTAGATACTTCTAAAGCTGTAGCTTATTATTCTCAACTCCCAGTAGTTATTGTACCAACTATTGCAGCCACAGATGCTCCTTGCAGTGCATTATCTGTAATTTACACAGAAGATGGAGTGTTTGAGGAATATCTATTCTTACCTAAAAACCCGGATATAGTGATTGTTGATACTGAAATTGTAGCAAAAGCACCAGTTAGATTTTTAGTTTCTGGAATGGGCGATGCGCTGGCAACTTATTTTGAAGCTACTGCTTCAGCTGTAACTAGAAAAACGGCGATGTCAGGTGGAACACCAACAATGACAGCTCTTTATTTAGCTGAGCTTTGTTATAATACATTATTAAAATATGGAGTTAGTGCTAAAAAAGCAGCTGAGGCTGGTGTAGTAACTGAAGCATTAGAAAAAATTATCGAAGCTAATACTTTATTAAGTGGACTTGGTTTTGAAAGTGGTGGCTTAGCTGCAGCTCATGCAATCCATAATGGTTTCACGGTTTTAGAAGAAACACATGCTAAAACTCACGGTGAAAAGGTAGCTTATTCTACTTTAGTCCAGATGGTATTAGAAGGTAGAGATCCAGCCGAAATAGAAAAGGTTATGAATTTTTGCCAAGAAGTTGGTTTACCGACTACCCTTGCTGACCTGGGAATAACTGAGGTTACTGATAATAAAATTCTTAAAGTAGCAGAAGCAAGCTGCTCTAAAGATGAGACAATCCACAATATGCCATTTGCTGTAGATGCAGAAATGGTTAAAGATGCAATCTTAGCAGTTGATGCCCTTTCAAAAAATTTTAATAAATGA
- a CDS encoding ROK family protein, translating into MALVGSRELIRDINEKTILKEIFLEKQIDRASLARKTSLSGGTVTKITSDLLKKGLIRVVGESTSTGGRKPVLLSINPNFGNILGVKIGLGYLQLIITNLSGKILSQQRKEFGEELDPHKISYLIKEYVEQKNKNHLIGASVAVSGTIDSIKGVVLDSFILNWKNVELGKILKNILKVPIYIINDADSFTLAHLWKGKLKKHKHALVMILGVGIGGSLIVNGNLYTGNGGAGEIGHMTIKENGNKCSCGSYGCLEAEASFESLVNKIYTKSENTLLKEYYKTFKNTELSEIDFIRLSLKEDPQVSHEVFNEYSTLIGTAIKNLINIFTPEYVLIGGEALEFSDYFLDNSVNYARKNAFGNLGERVIYDVDNLGPKAWMLGGVYQVIQEEMFYIKV; encoded by the coding sequence TTGGCTTTAGTAGGTAGCAGAGAATTAATTAGGGACATAAATGAGAAAACAATATTAAAGGAAATCTTTTTAGAAAAACAGATCGATAGAGCTTCACTGGCGAGAAAAACAAGTTTGAGTGGAGGAACTGTCACAAAGATTACCTCTGATTTACTAAAGAAGGGTTTAATCAGGGTAGTTGGAGAAAGCACTTCGACCGGAGGAAGAAAGCCCGTCCTCTTAAGTATTAATCCAAATTTCGGAAATATATTAGGTGTGAAGATAGGTTTGGGATATCTTCAACTGATAATCACAAATCTATCTGGAAAAATCTTATCTCAGCAACGAAAGGAGTTTGGAGAAGAGCTTGACCCACATAAAATTTCCTATCTTATTAAAGAATACGTGGAACAAAAAAACAAAAATCATTTAATTGGTGCTTCTGTAGCTGTTTCAGGTACAATCGATTCAATAAAAGGTGTTGTTCTAGATTCTTTCATTTTAAATTGGAAAAACGTTGAACTTGGGAAAATCTTAAAAAATATATTAAAGGTACCTATTTACATAATAAACGATGCTGATTCTTTCACTCTTGCTCACTTATGGAAAGGAAAATTAAAAAAACATAAACATGCCTTAGTTATGATTCTCGGGGTTGGAATAGGGGGTTCACTTATTGTGAATGGAAATCTTTACACTGGAAACGGCGGCGCCGGAGAAATTGGACACATGACTATAAAAGAGAATGGAAATAAATGTAGTTGCGGCAGCTATGGATGCTTAGAAGCAGAAGCTAGCTTTGAATCTTTGGTTAATAAGATCTACACAAAAAGTGAAAACACCCTTCTCAAAGAGTATTATAAAACGTTTAAAAATACAGAGTTATCAGAAATTGACTTTATCAGATTATCTTTAAAAGAAGATCCTCAAGTATCACACGAGGTTTTCAACGAATATTCTACATTAATAGGGACAGCTATAAAAAATTTAATCAATATTTTTACTCCTGAATACGTTTTGATAGGCGGAGAAGCCTTAGAGTTTTCAGATTATTTTTTAGATAACTCTGTAAACTATGCAAGAAAAAATGCCTTCGGAAATTTAGGTGAAAGGGTGATTTACGATGTTGATAACTTAGGACCAAAAGCATGGATGTTGGGGGGTGTGTATCAAGTAATTCAAGAGGAGATGTTTTATATCAAAGTATGA
- a CDS encoding extracellular solute-binding protein yields the protein MKKALFLLVVVLISTFMLAQVKEVIFWHSYSTTSGEYKLLTEEIIPEFEKEHSNIKITEVQVPYDEMRRRLIVSTAAAQYPDVMRMDIIWVPQFADIGVLLPVDEEFPEDFQQIKDDFLPGPLATNYWNGHYYGVPLDTNTRVLLWNRKMFEESGLSAPPTNMEEFIKDIKILTKDTDGDGQIDQWGFADTGFGPWNSMPWIYSFGGQILNPTNSKAEGYVNSPESVEALKTFKDLYNQGYIAPIGGGGIGVLEGYAEGIYAMTFSGPWAESIIKGQYPDAEINYSLVPAGKGGSKSVVGGEDIVIFNSTKYKNEAWEFVKFMTSKEVQLKFATVGQMPVLNGLLDEPEIKEHPFFPVYLKQLETAVPRSPHPAWNEINDIMDSAWQNAVIGGVNPQDALDNAAYEIEEILKEYR from the coding sequence ATGAAAAAAGCATTGTTTCTGTTGGTTGTGGTACTTATTAGCACCTTCATGTTGGCTCAGGTTAAGGAAGTTATTTTTTGGCATAGTTATTCCACTACTTCTGGAGAGTATAAACTATTAACTGAAGAAATTATACCGGAATTTGAAAAAGAACACTCAAACATCAAAATTACAGAAGTTCAAGTTCCTTACGATGAAATGAGAAGAAGATTGATCGTAAGCACGGCAGCTGCACAATACCCTGACGTTATGAGGATGGATATTATCTGGGTCCCACAATTTGCTGATATTGGCGTCTTATTACCAGTCGATGAGGAATTTCCCGAAGATTTTCAACAAATTAAAGATGATTTTTTACCTGGACCACTGGCTACAAATTACTGGAATGGTCACTATTACGGAGTCCCTTTGGATACAAATACAAGGGTTTTGTTATGGAACCGCAAAATGTTTGAAGAAAGTGGATTAAGTGCGCCTCCAACAAATATGGAAGAATTTATCAAAGATATCAAAATTTTAACCAAAGATACCGATGGAGACGGACAGATTGACCAATGGGGTTTTGCTGATACTGGTTTCGGACCATGGAATAGCATGCCATGGATATACTCTTTTGGAGGTCAAATTCTTAATCCAACAAATTCGAAGGCTGAAGGATACGTGAATTCACCTGAAAGTGTTGAAGCTTTAAAAACATTTAAAGATTTATACAATCAGGGCTATATTGCACCTATCGGAGGGGGTGGAATTGGTGTATTAGAGGGATATGCTGAAGGTATTTATGCTATGACCTTTTCTGGCCCATGGGCTGAGAGTATTATAAAAGGTCAGTATCCCGATGCAGAAATTAATTATTCCCTCGTCCCTGCCGGTAAAGGGGGTTCTAAATCTGTAGTTGGGGGTGAAGATATAGTTATTTTCAACTCTACTAAATACAAAAATGAAGCATGGGAGTTTGTAAAATTCATGACTTCAAAGGAAGTTCAGCTAAAATTTGCAACTGTTGGTCAGATGCCTGTATTGAATGGATTACTTGATGAACCCGAAATTAAAGAACATCCATTCTTCCCAGTTTATCTAAAACAATTAGAAACAGCTGTTCCTCGCTCCCCTCATCCTGCTTGGAACGAAATCAACGATATTATGGATAGTGCCTGGCAAAATGCGGTTATAGGAGGAGTAAACCCACAGGATGCTTTAGATAACGCTGCTTATGAAATTGAAGAAATCCTGAAAGAATATAGATAA
- a CDS encoding carbohydrate ABC transporter permease yields MTREKRRKSVGLLFVLPGLITYFAWTLYPIIKSFIMSLYEWNINPNISNKFIGLENYIELFQDPKFYVALKNTIFYTLITVPGQMIFGFLVALLLNRKMKGQTLFRLLYYLPVVTSWVIVSILFQYLFAARGGLVNFLLKDMFHIIQKDIAWLSNPKTAMIPIYTLGIWKGIGWSMLIFLAGLQGIPKQLYEAASLDGANSWQTTTKITLPLMVPTIMFELVMLTIGGFNVFLSVYVMTGGGPMGSTEVLSSYMFKEAFDYFHFGYGSAISVIFFIIVFTIAQIQRKLLAKRSFY; encoded by the coding sequence ATGACTAGGGAAAAGAGAAGAAAATCGGTTGGCCTTCTTTTTGTTTTGCCTGGTTTGATCACTTATTTCGCGTGGACTTTGTACCCGATTATAAAAAGTTTTATTATGAGTTTATACGAATGGAATATTAATCCGAATATTTCTAATAAATTTATTGGGTTAGAAAATTATATCGAATTATTCCAAGATCCAAAATTTTATGTAGCTCTTAAGAATACTATTTTTTATACACTAATTACAGTTCCTGGACAAATGATTTTTGGCTTTTTGGTAGCTCTCCTTTTAAATAGAAAAATGAAAGGTCAAACTTTATTTCGGTTGCTGTACTATTTGCCTGTGGTAACTTCTTGGGTAATAGTCTCAATATTGTTTCAATATCTTTTTGCAGCAAGAGGAGGTTTAGTAAACTTTCTATTAAAAGACATGTTTCATATAATACAGAAGGATATTGCATGGCTATCCAACCCAAAAACAGCAATGATACCTATTTATACATTAGGCATATGGAAAGGCATAGGGTGGTCGATGCTTATTTTCTTAGCTGGACTTCAAGGAATACCTAAACAACTTTACGAAGCGGCTTCTTTAGACGGAGCTAACAGTTGGCAAACCACAACTAAAATTACTTTACCTTTAATGGTGCCCACAATTATGTTTGAACTTGTCATGCTTACCATTGGCGGATTTAATGTTTTTCTTTCGGTTTATGTTATGACTGGCGGGGGACCGATGGGATCAACGGAGGTCTTGTCTTCATATATGTTTAAAGAAGCCTTCGATTATTTCCATTTTGGTTACGGGTCGGCAATATCGGTAATTTTCTTCATTATTGTTTTTACCATAGCCCAAATCCAAAGGAAACTATTAGCTAAAAGAAGTTTCTATTAA
- a CDS encoding carbohydrate ABC transporter permease, with the protein MQRKNSKKIINIIVFCILILGAIIMTFPFYYMFITSLKETGYIFTVPPQLIPKPATFQNYITVWKEADFARYFINSVTITLPAIILNVLLSTLTAYGFARYNFPGKETFFSLLIATLAVPGLLLIIPQFDIVSKIRWLMDNKITLILTGGIGGIAFNAFFLRGFFEAMPVEYEESAELDGANAWQRFIYIVFPQALPSVGALTIMSFLGIWDDYFWPSLILTSKNNWTLPIGIMTFKGQFSVQWNVLFAGTMISLAPVLVVYVLFQKYFIQSVSEGGLKL; encoded by the coding sequence ATGCAAAGAAAAAACTCAAAAAAAATAATTAATATAATTGTTTTTTGTATTTTAATTTTAGGAGCCATAATAATGACTTTCCCATTTTATTACATGTTTATAACTTCCTTAAAGGAAACAGGTTATATTTTCACCGTTCCACCACAATTAATCCCTAAGCCTGCTACATTCCAAAATTATATAACTGTCTGGAAAGAAGCAGATTTTGCCAGATACTTTATAAATAGCGTTACCATAACGCTTCCTGCAATTATTTTGAATGTTCTCTTATCCACTTTAACGGCATATGGATTTGCAAGGTATAATTTTCCGGGAAAAGAAACTTTTTTCTCCCTTCTAATCGCTACTTTAGCTGTACCCGGATTACTTCTCATAATTCCTCAATTCGACATTGTTAGTAAAATAAGATGGTTGATGGACAACAAAATTACACTTATTTTAACAGGAGGAATAGGAGGAATTGCGTTCAACGCCTTTTTCTTAAGGGGATTTTTTGAAGCTATGCCTGTTGAATACGAAGAAAGTGCAGAATTGGATGGAGCCAATGCCTGGCAGAGATTTATTTATATAGTTTTCCCACAAGCTCTCCCTTCTGTAGGAGCGTTAACTATAATGTCTTTTTTGGGAATATGGGATGACTATTTTTGGCCATCTTTGATATTAACTTCAAAGAACAATTGGACATTACCTATCGGTATAATGACTTTCAAAGGTCAATTTAGCGTTCAATGGAATGTTTTATTTGCAGGAACTATGATTTCTTTGGCCCCTGTACTAGTAGTTTATGTCCTATTTCAAAAGTATTTTATACAATCAGTTTCTGAAGGAGGTTTAAAACTTTGA
- a CDS encoding glycoside hydrolase family 66 protein — MDILFDKSFYYPNDSINLRLLNLPNETKKIKIVITKDIQTINELSMNISKVEEIMQISLKAPSKVGGYGLDFYVNDNLILSRGLSILNSWTESPRYGFLTDFGEGRFNAEKTMDYLAQYHINSLQYYDWMYDYGYLVSKEKNYKDAWNRERNISNSVLKDLIREGHEKNIFSMAYVPIYGVERNLGLDHPEWLLYEIKGENYEPVDFYQKILITNTYQDSGWTKFLIQQCKETLNFGFDGIHLDQYGYPKDNASFYLENNEYKPYITSKGFKEFINELKQQTEAPVIFNYVNNWPKEIQSQADAIYIEPWESCNTYEDMYKMIKEAKERSKKDVITAAYINPSFEENIILTDAVIAISGGRRLEMGEYLLILGGPYFPGDADIVSQDLLNKLRNYYDYQVRYEELFDILEKEVELKGNNLSLNPKNDSIWYNVKMNSKYVFINLVNFVGTSTDFWRMKTKKPNTINDIEIFIPLNNIKNVYFASADNQLFFSKIDFLEKENGLIVKVPILEYWSTILIELE, encoded by the coding sequence ATGGACATTTTGTTTGATAAATCATTTTATTATCCAAATGATTCTATAAATCTAAGGTTGTTGAATCTTCCTAACGAAACTAAAAAAATTAAAATTGTTATAACTAAAGATATTCAAACAATTAATGAATTAAGTATGAACATATCTAAAGTGGAAGAAATCATGCAAATATCTTTAAAAGCTCCTTCTAAAGTTGGAGGGTATGGATTAGACTTTTATGTAAATGATAATCTGATCTTAAGCAGGGGCCTTTCGATTTTAAATTCATGGACTGAGTCACCTCGCTATGGGTTTTTAACAGATTTTGGCGAAGGAAGATTTAACGCCGAAAAAACGATGGATTATTTAGCCCAATATCATATCAACTCTTTGCAATATTATGATTGGATGTATGACTATGGATATCTAGTTTCTAAAGAAAAAAATTACAAAGATGCCTGGAATAGAGAAAGAAATATATCAAATTCTGTTTTAAAAGATTTAATTAGAGAAGGACATGAAAAAAATATTTTTTCTATGGCTTATGTCCCTATTTACGGTGTAGAAAGAAATCTTGGCTTAGACCATCCCGAGTGGTTGTTATACGAAATAAAAGGTGAGAATTATGAACCGGTTGACTTTTATCAAAAAATTTTAATCACAAATACTTATCAAGATTCGGGTTGGACAAAATTTCTTATACAACAATGTAAAGAAACTTTAAATTTTGGATTTGATGGAATACATTTAGATCAATATGGATACCCTAAAGATAATGCATCTTTTTACTTAGAAAATAACGAATATAAACCTTACATAACATCTAAAGGTTTTAAGGAATTCATAAATGAATTGAAACAACAAACAGAAGCTCCGGTAATCTTTAATTATGTTAATAATTGGCCCAAGGAAATACAATCTCAAGCAGATGCGATTTATATAGAACCTTGGGAATCATGTAATACATATGAAGATATGTACAAAATGATCAAAGAAGCTAAGGAAAGAAGCAAAAAGGATGTCATAACTGCTGCCTACATCAATCCCTCTTTTGAAGAAAATATTATTTTGACTGATGCGGTTATTGCAATAAGTGGTGGAAGAAGATTAGAAATGGGAGAATATTTGTTAATACTCGGAGGGCCTTATTTCCCTGGCGACGCAGATATTGTAAGTCAAGATTTACTAAATAAACTCAGGAATTACTATGATTACCAAGTAAGATATGAAGAATTATTTGATATCTTAGAAAAAGAAGTAGAATTAAAAGGAAATAATTTATCTTTAAACCCAAAAAATGATTCTATATGGTACAATGTTAAGATGAACTCTAAGTATGTTTTCATTAATCTTGTCAATTTTGTAGGGACAAGCACAGACTTTTGGAGAATGAAAACAAAAAAACCCAATACAATCAATGATATAGAAATTTTTATCCCTTTAAACAATATTAAAAATGTATATTTTGCTTCAGCTGATAATCAGTTATTTTTTTCAAAAATAGATTTTTTAGAAAAAGAAAATGGGTTAATTGTAAAAGTCCCAATACTTGAATATTGGTCAACTATTCTGATAGAATTAGAATAA
- a CDS encoding TIM-barrel domain-containing protein yields MFAKTQLTQYTTLYRSGKPFKTGAVIVDLESKDFQQNDTIPYFQVEEEDNKINFIYKMSKEDVVYGLGETLGALNKRGKIYRFYNTDDPEHTPDKMSLYGSHPFMILDGKKTFGLFIDYPSEIIFDIGFTDKDILQITLPSKDFDLYIFDSDEKLSIIKEYFDLTGKPYIPPKWAFGFQQSKWSYFSEEEVRNVAKKFRETGIPCDVIYTDIDYMDSYKVFTINKEKFPNYEGMVKDLKEMGIRIIPIIDPGVKIEKDYEMYEEGKEKGFFCVDENGNNFVAAVWPGPTHFPNFLNSEVRRWWGKKYKLFTDMGIKGFWNDMNEPSIFYTPKGLDNLLEMLKYLEENKENAGIEVFLARETLLNIASNREDYISFYHKLDNGSLINHDTVHNLYGFNMTKATADELKELLPNERYLLLSRSSYPGLHRMASIWMGDNKSWWEHMLVNIRMLQSLNMMGFFYTGADVGGFGADSSAELVIRWMELGAFTPFYRNHTALNTRPQEPWQFDEESLNIMRDIVRLRYAFLPYTYSEYMNSVKESVPFVKPLSFVFEGDRVKDIEDQYMYGDSLMVAPVHEQNKKGRYVHLPEVNWLNWTASKYEERNMKVYEPGDYYIEADLNEIPLFIKENNLILLSEPMNYVGEKEITELTVIGLVSDHAIYNYYDDDGTTYNFTKGEFGNLKIDITKVGNDFKIDVKTYDPTNILKIKKIHFEIYDIDGSVIKKDMIL; encoded by the coding sequence ATGTTCGCAAAGACGCAGTTAACACAATACACTACTTTGTACAGAAGCGGCAAACCTTTTAAAACTGGGGCGGTGATAGTTGACTTAGAAAGCAAAGATTTTCAACAAAACGATACTATCCCATATTTTCAAGTTGAAGAAGAAGACAACAAAATAAATTTCATATACAAGATGTCAAAAGAAGATGTTGTATATGGATTAGGAGAAACTCTTGGGGCATTGAACAAAAGAGGTAAAATTTATAGATTCTACAACACGGATGATCCCGAACACACCCCTGACAAAATGTCTTTATACGGTTCTCATCCTTTTATGATCTTGGATGGGAAAAAAACTTTCGGATTGTTCATTGATTATCCTTCTGAAATAATATTTGACATAGGATTCACAGATAAAGATATTTTACAGATAACCCTCCCTTCAAAAGATTTTGATTTGTATATCTTTGATTCTGATGAAAAGCTATCCATAATAAAGGAATACTTTGATTTAACTGGGAAACCTTATATCCCTCCAAAATGGGCCTTTGGGTTTCAGCAATCAAAGTGGAGTTACTTCTCTGAAGAGGAAGTTAGAAATGTAGCAAAAAAATTCAGAGAAACTGGAATACCCTGTGATGTCATTTACACCGATATAGATTACATGGATAGTTACAAGGTTTTCACCATAAACAAAGAAAAATTTCCTAACTACGAAGGGATGGTAAAAGACCTAAAAGAAATGGGAATAAGAATTATACCGATTATAGACCCTGGAGTAAAAATAGAAAAGGATTATGAAATGTACGAAGAAGGTAAGGAAAAAGGCTTTTTCTGCGTGGATGAAAACGGTAATAACTTTGTTGCAGCTGTCTGGCCAGGGCCCACGCACTTTCCAAACTTTTTGAACTCAGAAGTTAGAAGATGGTGGGGTAAGAAGTATAAACTCTTTACAGATATGGGAATAAAAGGCTTTTGGAACGATATGAACGAACCTTCAATATTTTATACTCCTAAAGGTTTAGACAATCTTTTGGAAATGTTAAAATATTTAGAGGAAAATAAGGAAAATGCTGGTATAGAAGTTTTCTTGGCAAGAGAAACACTTTTGAACATAGCCAGTAACAGAGAAGATTATATAAGTTTTTACCACAAACTAGACAACGGTAGTTTAATAAATCACGATACGGTTCATAACTTATACGGATTCAACATGACAAAAGCAACTGCGGATGAGCTTAAAGAGTTATTACCGAATGAAAGATACTTGCTACTGTCAAGAAGCAGTTATCCTGGTCTTCACAGGATGGCTTCAATATGGATGGGAGATAATAAATCTTGGTGGGAACATATGCTTGTTAATATAAGAATGCTGCAATCTTTAAACATGATGGGATTTTTCTATACGGGAGCTGATGTTGGTGGCTTTGGAGCAGATTCATCTGCCGAATTAGTCATAAGATGGATGGAGTTAGGTGCGTTCACACCTTTTTATCGAAACCATACTGCACTAAATACAAGGCCTCAAGAACCTTGGCAGTTCGATGAAGAATCATTGAACATCATGAGGGATATAGTAAGGCTCAGATACGCTTTTCTACCGTATACTTACTCAGAATATATGAACTCCGTGAAAGAATCGGTTCCATTTGTAAAACCGTTATCTTTTGTATTTGAAGGGGATAGGGTGAAAGATATAGAAGATCAATACATGTACGGAGATTCTTTGATGGTGGCACCGGTTCACGAACAAAACAAAAAGGGAAGATATGTACACTTGCCGGAAGTGAATTGGTTAAATTGGACGGCTTCTAAATACGAAGAAAGAAATATGAAAGTTTATGAGCCAGGAGATTATTACATTGAGGCAGATTTAAACGAAATTCCTCTCTTCATAAAAGAAAATAACTTAATACTTCTTTCCGAACCTATGAATTATGTTGGTGAAAAAGAAATTACAGAACTAACAGTTATTGGTTTGGTAAGCGATCACGCTATTTACAATTATTATGATGACGATGGAACCACTTACAACTTTACAAAAGGTGAGTTTGGTAATTTAAAGATAGATATAACAAAAGTAGGTAATGATTTCAAAATAGATGTGAAAACATACGATCCAACAAATATCTTAAAAATAAAAAAGATCCATTTCGAAATATACGACATTGATGGAAGTGTCATCAAAAAAGATATGATCCTTTAG
- a CDS encoding LacI family DNA-binding transcriptional regulator has protein sequence MSKIDDVAKLAGVSIASVSRVLNSKDNVSKKTKEKVLRAIEELDYKPSRIARNLANKKSFYNIGLVISKRIDKILKENDSFGIREFYTTVLAGIESLAKENNIQIKLETFDNGNRKLLEGLDGLLIMGGDRLPKLVENSYLPKVLVDNYIPALKVDSVISNGFDGAYYTIKQMISRGYKKIVHIHGPLTYWGFRNRFEGYTAAMTEFGLLPQTFECDETPEGILYALNLSLSKKPDVIFASNDVIALIILNFLKKKKIHVPKDIQLIGFDDIISSSVSEPKLSTVKVFKFEMGNIALNRLIDLINEKNPHPAMISLFTTFIERDSTIRAKN, from the coding sequence ATGTCAAAGATAGATGATGTTGCAAAATTAGCTGGTGTATCGATAGCCTCAGTATCAAGAGTTTTGAATTCAAAAGACAATGTTTCAAAAAAAACTAAAGAAAAAGTTTTGCGAGCTATCGAAGAATTAGATTATAAACCTTCGAGAATCGCTCGAAATTTAGCCAACAAAAAAAGTTTTTATAACATTGGTTTAGTCATTAGTAAAAGGATAGACAAAATTCTCAAGGAGAATGATTCATTTGGTATAAGAGAGTTCTACACAACTGTTTTAGCAGGAATAGAAAGTTTAGCAAAAGAAAACAACATCCAAATAAAATTGGAAACCTTTGATAATGGAAACAGAAAATTACTGGAAGGTTTAGATGGCTTGCTTATAATGGGAGGAGACCGTCTACCTAAGTTAGTCGAAAATTCATATTTACCAAAGGTACTTGTAGATAATTACATTCCTGCTTTAAAAGTTGATTCCGTAATCTCAAACGGCTTTGATGGCGCCTATTATACAATAAAACAAATGATCTCACGAGGATATAAAAAGATTGTACATATTCACGGTCCACTTACATATTGGGGATTTAGAAATAGATTTGAAGGATACACGGCAGCGATGACTGAATTTGGATTGCTGCCTCAAACATTTGAGTGTGACGAAACTCCAGAAGGTATATTATATGCATTAAATTTATCTTTATCCAAAAAACCTGATGTAATTTTTGCTTCAAATGATGTTATAGCTTTAATAATTTTAAATTTTTTAAAAAAGAAAAAAATTCATGTCCCAAAAGATATTCAACTAATTGGATTTGACGATATTATCTCTTCTTCAGTTTCTGAACCTAAACTGTCAACGGTAAAAGTTTTCAAGTTTGAGATGGGGAATATCGCTTTAAATAGACTAATAGATTTGATCAATGAAAAGAATCCTCATCCAGCAATGATCTCGTTATTCACCACCTTTATCGAAAGGGATAGTACGATAAGAGCTAAGAATTAG